AGCTCCTCGGCATCGTGACCAACCGCGACATGGCCTTCGAGACCGACCGCAGCCGTCAGGTCCGCGAGGTCATGACGCCGATGCCGCTGGTCACCGGCAAGGTCGGCATCTCCGGCGTCGACGCCATGGAGCTGCTGCGCCGCCACAAGATCGAGAAGCTGCCGCTCGTCGACGACGAGGGCGTGCTCAAGGGCCTCATCACCGTCAAGGACTTCGTCAAGGCGGAGAAGTACCCGAACGCCGCCAAGGACGCCGAGGGCCGGCTGCTCGTCGGCGCGGCCGTCGGCGCCAGCCCCGAGGCGCTGGAGCGCGCCCAGGCGCTCGCCGCCGTCGGCGTCGACTTCCTCATCGTCGACACCTCGCACGGCCACAACAGCAACGCCCTGAGCTGGATGGCGAAGATCAAGTCGAGCGTGAACGTCGACGTGATCGGCGGCAACGTCGCCACCCGCGACGGCGCCCAGGCGATGATCGACGCCGGTGTCGACGGCATCAAGGTCGGCGTCGGCCCCGGCTCCATCTGCACCACCCGCGTCGTCGCCGGCATCGGCGTCCCGCAGGTCACCGCGATCTACGAGGCGGGTCTCGCGGCCCGCGCCGCCGGCGTCCCGCTGATCGGCGACGGCGGCCTCCAGTACTCCGGCGACATCGGCAAGGCGCTCGCCGCCGGCGCCGACACCGTGATGCTCGGCAGCCTCCTCGCGGGCTGCGAGGAGTCGCCCGGCGAGCTGCTCTTCATCAACGGCAAGCAGTTCAAGTCGTACCGCGGCATGGGCTCGCTCGGCGCCATGCAGTCCCGTGGCCAGGGCAGGTCCTACTCGAAGGACCGCTACTTCCAGGCCGACGTCACCTCCGACGACAAGCTTGTGCCCGAGGGCATCGAGGGCCAGGTGCCGTACCGCGGTCCGCTCTCCTCCGTGGTGCACCAGCTGGTCGGCGGCCTGCGCCAGACGATGGGCTACGTGGGCGCCGCCACCATCGAGGAGATGGAGTCCAAGGGCCGCTTCGTCCGGATCACCTCGGCGGGCCTCAAGGAGAGCCACCCGCACGACATCCAGATGACGGTCGAGGCGCCGAACTACAGCAGGAAGTAGTCCGCGCGGACGGGAGGGGGCGGTTCCGGCATGTGGCCGGAGCCGCCCCCCACGCGTGTGTCGGGGATACTGGTAGGCGCAGACATAGAGGGAAAGGCCACATATCGTGACTGAGATCGAGATCGGGCGCGGCAAGCGCGGCCGCAGGGCGTACGCGTTCGACGACATCGCCGTCGTACCGAGCC
The Streptomyces roseofulvus genome window above contains:
- the guaB gene encoding IMP dehydrogenase → MTANVDGVPEKFATLGLTYDDVLLLPGASEVLPNAVDTSSRISRNVRVNIPLLSAAMDKVTESRMAIAMARLGGVGVLHRNLSIEDQVNQVDLVKRSESGMVTDPITVHPEATLAEADALCAKFRISGVPVTAPDGKLLGIVTNRDMAFETDRSRQVREVMTPMPLVTGKVGISGVDAMELLRRHKIEKLPLVDDEGVLKGLITVKDFVKAEKYPNAAKDAEGRLLVGAAVGASPEALERAQALAAVGVDFLIVDTSHGHNSNALSWMAKIKSSVNVDVIGGNVATRDGAQAMIDAGVDGIKVGVGPGSICTTRVVAGIGVPQVTAIYEAGLAARAAGVPLIGDGGLQYSGDIGKALAAGADTVMLGSLLAGCEESPGELLFINGKQFKSYRGMGSLGAMQSRGQGRSYSKDRYFQADVTSDDKLVPEGIEGQVPYRGPLSSVVHQLVGGLRQTMGYVGAATIEEMESKGRFVRITSAGLKESHPHDIQMTVEAPNYSRK